One region of Thermococcus sp. MAR1 genomic DNA includes:
- a CDS encoding signal peptidase I, with amino-acid sequence MGIISKIISFILYFLLFSVALIVILHFVFGFQYVVILTDSMQPEINPTDLVVTRPVSPDELHVGEVVLYRVEIGNATYKITHRIVGMKTDSSGRFYYVTKGDNRNYTDPWRVYPEQVIGKVALVIPKVGVVWYYTPLIVFGLFLVVIASLAYDLAWLLLEEEPIRPKSRKADLLVLRRKKIKVYHYKH; translated from the coding sequence ATGGGAATTATTAGCAAGATAATTTCCTTCATTTTGTACTTCCTCCTCTTCTCTGTAGCCCTAATCGTTATTCTCCACTTTGTCTTCGGCTTCCAGTACGTGGTCATTCTAACCGACTCGATGCAACCGGAGATAAACCCCACCGACCTCGTGGTCACGAGACCGGTTTCTCCCGACGAGCTCCACGTGGGGGAGGTTGTTCTCTACCGTGTTGAGATAGGCAACGCGACCTACAAGATAACCCACCGCATAGTGGGCATGAAGACTGATTCTAGCGGAAGGTTTTACTACGTCACCAAGGGCGACAACAGGAACTACACCGACCCGTGGAGGGTTTATCCGGAGCAGGTTATCGGAAAGGTGGCTCTGGTCATCCCGAAGGTTGGCGTGGTGTGGTACTACACGCCGCTGATCGTGTTTGGCCTCTTCCTTGTCGTCATAGCTTCCCTGGCCTACGACCTTGCCTGGCTCCTGCTTGAGGAAGAGCCTATACGCCCCAAGTCCAGAAAAGCCGACCTTCTCGTTCTCAGGAGGAAGAAAATAAAGGTTTACCATTACAAGCACTAA
- a CDS encoding tRNA (N(6)-L-threonylcarbamoyladenosine(37)-C(2))-methylthiotransferase, with amino-acid sequence MVRVHVETYGCTRNRADAEIMEAILVRAGYELAETPESADYVVVNTCAVKDPTEKHMRERIKELLDSGKKVIATGCLVHVNPEAIDPRVSGILGVKSVDRIAEAIEIAERGEKLVSVEGWREKSIDKLELPRLWKPGVSFVVPISEGCLNACTYCATRFARGVLRSYKPELVVRWVKEALARGYKEIQLSSEDTGCYGFDIGTNLAKLLDEITAIEGDFRVRVGMMNPNHVLKFLDELVDAYTDEKIYRFLHLPVQSGDDEVLRRMGRTYTVEEFEGIVRTFRRKVRDLNLNTDIIVGFPGETDEAFRNTVELVKRVRPDKINVSRYSPRPGTIAAKWKGLPGWKVKERSRELHRLRLGIAYEINRAYVGRTVEVLVHGEGKKGGIEGRTFNYKDIILDSGEPGEFLEVRVEWAGSTYLRGITL; translated from the coding sequence ATGGTAAGGGTTCACGTCGAGACCTACGGATGCACGAGGAACAGGGCCGATGCGGAGATAATGGAAGCGATTCTGGTTAGGGCGGGCTATGAGTTAGCCGAGACTCCAGAAAGCGCCGACTACGTGGTCGTGAACACCTGCGCCGTAAAGGACCCCACCGAGAAGCACATGCGGGAGAGAATAAAAGAGCTCCTCGATTCCGGGAAAAAAGTCATCGCCACCGGCTGTCTAGTCCACGTGAATCCTGAGGCCATAGATCCACGCGTCTCTGGAATACTCGGCGTCAAGAGCGTAGACAGAATCGCCGAGGCAATAGAGATTGCCGAGCGCGGCGAGAAGCTGGTGAGCGTCGAGGGCTGGCGCGAGAAGAGCATAGACAAGCTCGAACTTCCGAGGCTCTGGAAACCTGGGGTTTCCTTCGTGGTTCCGATAAGCGAGGGCTGCCTCAACGCCTGCACCTACTGCGCAACGCGCTTTGCAAGGGGTGTTCTCAGGAGCTACAAGCCCGAGCTCGTCGTCAGGTGGGTGAAAGAGGCCCTCGCCAGGGGGTACAAGGAGATACAGCTGTCGAGCGAAGATACAGGATGCTACGGCTTCGACATCGGGACGAATCTGGCCAAGCTACTCGACGAGATAACGGCCATCGAGGGCGATTTCAGGGTCAGGGTCGGCATGATGAACCCCAACCACGTCCTCAAGTTCCTCGACGAGCTCGTTGATGCCTACACCGATGAGAAGATATACCGCTTCCTCCACCTGCCCGTCCAGAGTGGCGACGATGAGGTTCTGAGGAGAATGGGAAGAACGTACACTGTGGAAGAGTTCGAGGGAATAGTTCGAACATTTCGTAGGAAAGTTCGTGATTTAAACCTCAACACGGACATAATAGTTGGCTTCCCCGGGGAAACGGATGAGGCCTTCAGGAACACTGTAGAACTGGTAAAGCGCGTTAGGCCAGACAAGATAAACGTTTCACGCTACTCACCGCGCCCCGGAACGATAGCGGCTAAGTGGAAGGGGTTGCCGGGCTGGAAGGTTAAGGAGCGCTCAAGGGAGCTTCACAGGCTTCGCCTCGGGATAGCCTACGAGATTAACCGCGCCTACGTTGGGAGGACCGTTGAGGTCCTCGTCCACGGCGAGGGCAAGAAGGGTGGAATAGAGGGCAGGACGTTCAACTACAAGGATATAATCCTCGATTCCGGCGAACCCGGCGAATTCCTGGAGGTTAGGGTAGAGTGGGCAGGCTCAACTTACCTCAGGGGGATTACCCTCTGA
- a CDS encoding Na(+)/H(+) antiporter subunit B — MNRRSAQSDMGLIVKTTARATIPLIGIFGAYIVSHGHLTPGGGFQGGATIAGAGILFLIAFGLGEMKRRYNHHLYSALEGLGGLVFLGAAMLGLGVAFFYNTLWHSGPVFNGEPGTLLSAGYLPVMNLAVGLKVFAGLLSAMVAIAAFRRWNE; from the coding sequence ATGAACCGCCGTTCGGCGCAGAGTGACATGGGACTGATCGTTAAGACCACAGCGAGGGCCACCATCCCGCTCATAGGAATCTTCGGCGCCTACATAGTTTCCCACGGTCACCTCACGCCGGGAGGCGGCTTCCAGGGTGGGGCAACAATAGCGGGAGCCGGGATACTGTTCCTCATAGCCTTCGGGCTGGGCGAGATGAAGAGGCGCTACAACCACCACCTCTACTCCGCACTTGAGGGCCTAGGAGGCCTGGTATTCCTCGGAGCGGCGATGCTCGGACTGGGGGTTGCGTTCTTCTACAACACGCTGTGGCACAGCGGGCCGGTCTTCAACGGCGAGCCGGGAACGCTGCTCTCTGCCGGATACCTGCCGGTAATGAACCTCGCCGTGGGACTGAAGGTCTTTGCGGGACTGCTCAGCGCGATGGTTGCCATAGCGGCATTCAGGAGGTGGAACGAATGA
- a CDS encoding inorganic phosphate transporter produces MAWAIGANDAANSMSTAVGAKAITPKQAVVIAGVLEFAGAYFFGKSVTETIRKGILDPTMITDPNVLVYGSIAALLAATIWLIIATKFGLPVSTTHSIIGGIAGYGIVYAGTAIVNWGKMTQVVLSWILSPIIGAIMAYFIFKALTKSIFERKDPVRSARLWSPFWIGLAFVVIGTMFYIKVLHGKDLKTGVFMYGVPLGIVVFVVTYFLIRLRFPSSDPFIGVEAIFRKVQVITSGYVALAHGANDVANAIGPVAAVYAVATMGLSGMQVPVPKWILAMGGLGIAVGVATYGYKVMETVGKKITELTNTRGFTIDFSAATVVLVASWMGLPISTTHTVVGAVIGIGLARGVKAINKNIVRDIVISWFVTVPVAGLISAAIFKLLMIVG; encoded by the coding sequence ATGGCCTGGGCGATAGGTGCCAACGACGCGGCCAACTCCATGAGCACCGCGGTGGGTGCGAAGGCCATAACTCCGAAGCAGGCTGTTGTGATAGCCGGCGTCCTTGAGTTCGCCGGGGCGTACTTCTTTGGAAAGAGCGTTACTGAAACGATAAGGAAGGGCATTCTCGACCCTACGATGATAACTGATCCGAACGTGCTTGTTTATGGTTCCATTGCGGCCCTCCTCGCGGCGACGATCTGGCTCATCATCGCAACCAAGTTCGGCCTGCCGGTCTCGACGACCCATTCCATCATAGGTGGAATAGCTGGCTACGGAATAGTCTACGCCGGAACGGCGATAGTCAACTGGGGCAAGATGACCCAAGTAGTTCTCAGCTGGATTCTTTCGCCGATAATCGGTGCCATAATGGCGTACTTCATTTTCAAAGCCCTGACGAAGAGCATTTTCGAGAGAAAGGACCCGGTCAGGAGTGCCAGGTTGTGGTCCCCGTTCTGGATTGGGCTGGCGTTCGTTGTAATTGGAACCATGTTCTACATCAAGGTTCTCCACGGAAAGGACCTTAAGACGGGCGTTTTCATGTACGGGGTTCCGCTCGGTATTGTTGTGTTTGTCGTAACGTACTTTCTCATAAGGCTCCGCTTCCCGAGCAGTGACCCCTTCATCGGGGTCGAGGCAATATTCAGGAAGGTTCAGGTCATCACCTCTGGCTACGTGGCCCTGGCTCACGGTGCCAACGACGTTGCCAACGCCATCGGCCCGGTCGCGGCGGTTTACGCGGTGGCAACGATGGGGCTGAGCGGCATGCAGGTTCCCGTTCCAAAATGGATACTCGCGATGGGCGGCCTCGGGATAGCGGTTGGTGTCGCAACGTACGGATACAAGGTAATGGAGACTGTAGGAAAGAAGATAACCGAGCTGACCAATACGAGGGGATTCACCATAGACTTTTCGGCAGCAACGGTCGTTCTGGTCGCCAGCTGGATGGGTCTGCCGATCTCAACGACCCATACAGTGGTTGGAGCGGTCATAGGAATAGGCCTTGCCAGGGGAGTAAAGGCAATAAACAAGAACATCGTTAGGGATATAGTGATCTCCTGGTTCGTTACCGTTCCGGTCGCGGGTCTGATAAGCGCGGCCATATTCAAGCTCCTGATGATCGTGGGGTGA
- a CDS encoding serine/threonine protein kinase translates to MFDHLISKAQLGRFYSYLRGLGLDEIGPYAKGTTSLIFRARLDEKNVIIKLQRPDSPRQNFEREARIIEALEPFRVTPPLVAYGVFEGLEYLIREFAEGEIIFYAELEKSHLFEIVEKTALLDRLGLDHGQIQGGKHIIIGERVYLIDFEKAGWRKPRNLTSAMAMIFLNDNYISRRVREKFGIDESFLKEMKNELRVYKKTGQLSGLLRLLSRL, encoded by the coding sequence ATGTTCGACCACTTGATAAGCAAAGCTCAACTGGGGCGGTTTTACTCTTACCTGAGGGGGCTTGGATTGGACGAAATAGGGCCCTACGCCAAGGGCACGACTAGCTTAATCTTCAGGGCCAGATTAGATGAAAAAAACGTCATAATAAAGCTTCAACGACCGGACTCCCCGAGGCAGAACTTTGAGAGGGAGGCGAGGATAATCGAGGCGCTGGAGCCATTCAGGGTAACGCCCCCGCTCGTGGCTTACGGCGTCTTCGAGGGCCTTGAGTACCTCATCCGGGAGTTCGCTGAGGGTGAGATAATATTCTATGCGGAGCTTGAGAAGAGTCACCTGTTCGAGATAGTCGAGAAAACAGCTTTGCTCGACAGGCTGGGCCTCGACCACGGCCAGATTCAGGGCGGCAAGCACATAATAATCGGCGAGCGCGTTTACCTCATAGACTTCGAGAAGGCCGGCTGGAGGAAGCCGAGGAACCTAACCTCTGCCATGGCGATGATATTTCTCAACGATAATTACATCTCGCGCCGCGTTAGGGAGAAGTTCGGAATCGATGAATCCTTCTTGAAGGAGATGAAAAACGAACTCAGGGTTTACAAGAAAACCGGCCAGTTATCGGGCCTTCTGCGCCTTCTTTCTCGCCTTTAA
- a CDS encoding TIGR00153 family protein — protein sequence MQVWTKLFAKSPFKPLIKHADVVLNTVETLEKALQYWYEGNYGEMERVAVEVDRLEDVADRIKEEIRDSLSSKLMMAVAREDVLIYLHMQDKVADAAEDTAKWLLIKRPGEIPAEIKDLILQMGMESIKAAKLVHEAIVQMDRVIESGFADGEIKREYEIIRQIESVENKIDGLDTKLMKLVFEKENELSWGDGFYILNIARTLSNISDKAKDAAERIRLMMNK from the coding sequence ATGCAGGTCTGGACCAAGCTTTTCGCGAAGAGCCCCTTCAAGCCCCTCATAAAACACGCTGATGTTGTGTTGAATACCGTTGAGACCCTCGAGAAGGCGCTCCAGTACTGGTACGAGGGGAACTATGGGGAGATGGAGAGGGTCGCCGTTGAGGTCGACCGCCTTGAGGACGTTGCCGACAGGATAAAGGAGGAGATAAGGGATTCACTCAGCTCGAAGCTCATGATGGCAGTCGCTAGGGAGGACGTTCTCATCTATCTGCACATGCAGGATAAAGTCGCGGACGCGGCCGAGGATACCGCGAAGTGGTTGCTCATCAAGAGGCCCGGCGAGATTCCCGCTGAGATTAAGGACTTGATCCTCCAGATGGGCATGGAGAGCATCAAAGCTGCTAAACTCGTCCACGAGGCCATAGTTCAGATGGACCGCGTTATAGAGAGCGGCTTTGCGGATGGCGAAATAAAGCGGGAGTACGAGATAATCAGGCAGATAGAGAGCGTTGAGAACAAGATAGACGGGCTGGACACCAAGCTGATGAAGCTGGTCTTCGAGAAGGAGAACGAGCTCAGCTGGGGCGACGGATTCTACATCCTCAACATCGCCAGAACCCTTAGCAACATCTCAGATAAGGCCAAGGATGCCGCCGAGAGGATAAGGCTCATGATGAATAAGTAG
- a CDS encoding NADH-quinone oxidoreductase subunit K, which yields MIPFQFITAFLLIAMGIYALLYKRNLIKLILALNIIDAGIHLLLISFGYRIEAGQIPTAPIYTGYETVKSAMVAPIPQALTLTSIVIGVCVLSLAMALTVNAYRHYGSLDVNKLRRLRG from the coding sequence ATGATACCCTTCCAGTTCATCACGGCATTCCTGCTGATAGCCATGGGAATCTACGCCCTCCTCTACAAGAGGAACCTCATCAAGCTCATACTGGCCCTCAACATTATTGATGCAGGCATCCACCTGCTCCTCATAAGCTTCGGATACCGCATAGAGGCTGGCCAGATACCGACGGCGCCAATCTACACGGGCTACGAGACCGTAAAGAGCGCCATGGTCGCCCCGATTCCGCAGGCGCTTACGCTCACCAGCATAGTCATCGGAGTCTGCGTTCTCTCGCTGGCGATGGCCCTCACGGTGAACGCCTACAGACACTACGGAAGCCTCGACGTTAACAAGCTCAGGAGGTTGAGAGGATGA
- a CDS encoding cation:proton antiporter, with protein sequence MIAPEFFYAAVIVMIGAFLALLRVFFGPSVPDRVVGVDTLNTLIVAGMVLLGAAYDRTIYIDIAIVYALLSYVGTLAIAKYLQGGLE encoded by the coding sequence ATGATAGCACCGGAGTTCTTCTATGCGGCCGTCATAGTCATGATTGGAGCGTTCCTGGCTCTGCTCAGGGTGTTCTTCGGACCGAGCGTACCGGATAGGGTCGTTGGAGTGGACACCCTCAACACGCTGATCGTTGCCGGAATGGTTCTCCTCGGAGCTGCCTACGACAGGACGATATACATCGATATCGCCATCGTTTACGCCCTTCTGAGCTACGTGGGAACCCTGGCCATAGCCAAATACCTCCAGGGGGGATTGGAATGA
- the mnhG gene encoding monovalent cation/H(+) antiporter subunit G, with product MSAVTYVIYAFLTVNIVFNLLGSFSLHRFPDVYTRLHGATKCTTFGTIFAVLAVVVHAAYQLHLTGDPKYLQMALHSLVALVALLLTNPTGAHAIAKAAHLSGYKPAKAVIDAYEDKLRGGAE from the coding sequence ATGAGCGCAGTCACCTACGTCATCTACGCATTCCTCACGGTAAACATAGTCTTCAACCTGCTGGGCAGCTTCTCGCTCCACAGGTTCCCGGACGTCTACACCAGACTCCACGGAGCGACTAAGTGCACCACCTTTGGCACTATCTTCGCGGTTCTGGCGGTGGTGGTTCACGCCGCCTACCAGCTCCACCTCACCGGCGACCCCAAGTACCTTCAGATGGCGCTTCACAGCCTTGTGGCACTGGTGGCGCTCCTCCTCACAAACCCGACAGGAGCGCACGCGATAGCCAAGGCGGCCCATCTGAGCGGCTACAAGCCGGCCAAAGCCGTCATTGACGCGTACGAGGACAAGCTCAGGGGTGGTGCCGAATGA
- a CDS encoding DUF4040 domain-containing protein, with translation MNALSMDMVIQFGILLGVLVAAYITITMRDLLSAAIASAAMSLLLSLEFYMLHAPDVAIAEAAVGAGVVTAIVVYGIAKTERWEREGP, from the coding sequence ATGAACGCCCTTTCGATGGATATGGTCATACAGTTCGGGATACTCCTCGGCGTGCTGGTAGCGGCCTACATCACGATAACGATGAGAGACCTGCTCAGCGCGGCCATCGCTTCGGCAGCCATGAGCCTGCTCCTCAGCCTGGAGTTTTACATGCTCCACGCGCCGGATGTTGCGATAGCCGAGGCCGCGGTCGGAGCCGGCGTCGTTACGGCCATAGTCGTGTATGGAATAGCCAAAACCGAGAGATGGGAGCGTGAGGGACCATGA
- a CDS encoding TRAM domain-containing protein encodes MYGDGFGGGYEAPVKVGERYRVRIESLGKGGDGIAKIKGFVIFVPNTQVGDEVEIVINSVKRKFAFGEVI; translated from the coding sequence ATGTATGGAGATGGATTTGGCGGTGGCTACGAAGCCCCTGTTAAGGTTGGAGAAAGGTATAGAGTTAGGATCGAGAGCCTTGGAAAGGGTGGCGATGGTATCGCCAAGATAAAGGGCTTCGTTATCTTCGTCCCGAACACTCAGGTCGGCGACGAGGTTGAGATTGTCATTAACTCTGTCAAGAGGAAGTTCGCCTTCGGCGAAGTCATCTGA
- a CDS encoding cupin domain-containing protein: MFVGHYTEVPEKDTGFEGVTIRWLVSPKLGAKNYAMRYFVLKKGAEIPLHHHDWEHEIFIVKGEGIITNGKEEHHVKAGNFLYVPPNEPHGYKATGETLEFLCIIPTKKEAIPEDEWA; the protein is encoded by the coding sequence ATGTTCGTCGGACACTACACCGAGGTCCCCGAGAAGGACACCGGTTTTGAGGGAGTGACGATAAGGTGGCTCGTTTCTCCAAAGCTCGGAGCAAAGAACTACGCGATGCGCTACTTCGTCCTCAAGAAGGGCGCGGAGATACCTCTCCACCACCACGACTGGGAGCACGAGATATTCATCGTGAAGGGAGAGGGTATCATAACGAACGGGAAGGAGGAGCACCACGTCAAGGCAGGAAACTTCCTCTACGTTCCGCCCAACGAGCCCCACGGCTACAAGGCGACCGGAGAAACGCTGGAGTTTCTATGCATAATCCCGACCAAGAAGGAGGCAATCCCGGAGGACGAGTGGGCTTAG
- a CDS encoding metallophosphoesterase, with amino-acid sequence MKKAAFAFILVLIVMVSGCVSQSGPSGTSTTTSSAAGGIDFGSYERGQVLAQWKSLADVSRVYVSEGYEDIAKHYFPNAQILPASQYEGGVAVLSPKDARPLLRGKPILITVSDYFGYVVYKLGLKFVGPDKGVFAAFNKDGKSYFVFTGTSKAGAGAAVKYAMDLAGGKSPNSEDVIRSGEFEGVVLKVIGDNNWNGVPDDGEHWYLDSFKTWEPFIYHWRIVDGENVTVRGGFIRLVNGSTVYIHALGFNVSVEVKDPKGVALTYVIENTNPGILNLPDGAETGDTWVRFTSSDSSFSIVPMEVGDYRIIAFGDHRSDGGKEPPKVFLKIRDKINSDDALFIIDGGDLVYSGKVDEWAELLKEWKWNKPIFLAPGNHEYRGEGVNVYHAFFGPDDYSFALGDYYYIFINDVENDYGLSDEVFAWLEGELKKAQDSGRRPVLVLHAPPIDPRPNGDHAMNPEDGKRLLALMRKYNAFGIFSHIHIYWYGEEDGVQMLITGGGGAPLYAPPEQGGFYHYVRLSMGADGNVGVEPVKVGP; translated from the coding sequence ATGAAGAAAGCCGCTTTTGCCTTCATTCTGGTTTTAATTGTGATGGTCTCGGGCTGCGTCAGTCAGAGCGGTCCGAGTGGGACGTCAACAACTACCAGTTCCGCCGCTGGTGGAATAGACTTCGGGAGCTACGAGAGGGGCCAGGTTCTGGCGCAGTGGAAGAGCTTGGCGGATGTCTCCAGGGTTTACGTCAGCGAGGGCTACGAGGATATAGCGAAGCACTACTTCCCGAACGCCCAGATACTCCCGGCGAGCCAGTACGAGGGTGGCGTCGCGGTGCTCTCGCCAAAAGATGCGAGGCCCCTGCTGAGGGGCAAGCCGATCCTCATAACGGTCAGCGATTACTTCGGCTACGTGGTCTATAAACTCGGCCTTAAGTTCGTTGGTCCGGACAAGGGCGTCTTCGCAGCCTTCAACAAGGATGGTAAGTCCTACTTCGTATTCACCGGAACGAGCAAAGCCGGCGCAGGCGCCGCCGTGAAGTACGCCATGGACTTGGCCGGTGGAAAGTCCCCCAACTCTGAGGACGTTATCAGGAGCGGTGAGTTCGAGGGAGTCGTTCTCAAGGTCATAGGGGACAACAACTGGAACGGAGTTCCGGACGACGGGGAGCACTGGTATCTGGACTCCTTCAAGACGTGGGAGCCATTCATCTACCACTGGCGCATCGTTGACGGCGAGAACGTGACGGTTAGGGGAGGTTTTATAAGGCTCGTGAACGGCTCCACCGTTTATATCCACGCTCTGGGCTTCAACGTCAGCGTTGAGGTGAAGGACCCCAAGGGAGTTGCGCTCACCTACGTGATCGAGAACACCAATCCAGGGATACTTAACCTGCCTGATGGGGCTGAGACGGGAGACACTTGGGTAAGGTTCACGAGCTCCGACTCATCCTTCAGCATAGTCCCGATGGAGGTGGGGGATTACAGGATCATAGCCTTCGGCGACCATAGGTCCGACGGTGGGAAGGAGCCGCCGAAGGTTTTCCTGAAGATACGGGATAAGATAAACTCTGACGATGCCCTCTTCATAATCGACGGCGGTGACCTCGTCTATTCGGGCAAAGTTGACGAGTGGGCAGAGCTTTTGAAGGAATGGAAGTGGAACAAGCCGATCTTTCTGGCCCCTGGGAACCATGAGTACCGCGGGGAGGGTGTGAACGTCTATCATGCCTTCTTCGGCCCGGACGACTACTCCTTCGCTCTCGGGGATTACTATTACATCTTCATAAACGACGTTGAGAACGACTACGGACTCAGCGACGAGGTCTTTGCCTGGCTGGAGGGGGAGCTTAAAAAGGCTCAGGATTCTGGAAGGAGGCCGGTTCTGGTTCTCCACGCCCCGCCGATAGACCCAAGGCCGAACGGTGACCACGCCATGAACCCCGAGGACGGGAAGAGGCTCCTGGCGCTCATGAGGAAGTACAACGCCTTCGGAATATTCAGTCACATCCACATCTACTGGTACGGCGAGGAGGATGGCGTCCAGATGCTCATAACGGGCGGTGGTGGGGCGCCCCTCTACGCACCTCCTGAGCAAGGCGGCTTCTACCACTACGTCAGGCTCTCAATGGGGGCCGATGGGAACGTAGGGGTCGAACCCGTAAAGGTGGGCCCCTGA
- the mbhE gene encoding hydrogen gas-evolving membrane-bound hydrogenase subunit E, producing MKRTFGALALLFLLGVLLVVASPSTGIKFGLGGEDWKAYRYTDQYYIDHGVEEVGGTNIVTDIVFDYRGYDTLGEATVLFTAIAGAVALLRPWRRDEE from the coding sequence ATGAAGAGGACTTTCGGAGCTCTCGCACTGCTGTTCCTCCTCGGAGTGCTGCTCGTCGTTGCGAGCCCTTCAACAGGAATAAAGTTCGGCCTCGGCGGTGAGGACTGGAAGGCCTACCGCTACACCGACCAGTACTACATAGACCACGGTGTTGAGGAGGTCGGCGGAACCAACATAGTCACCGACATAGTGTTCGACTACCGTGGCTACGATACCCTTGGAGAGGCTACCGTTCTCTTCACTGCAATAGCCGGAGCGGTGGCTCTACTAAGGCCCTGGAGGAGGGATGAAGAATGA
- a CDS encoding monovalent cation/H+ antiporter subunit E translates to MGFIAVFIWSFVLWLVLTAGSKGLLWSPEELVAGLIFSGVIALTTKDIIGEKASRFLNPAKWVGFVVYSIGPLFWGMVRANLDVAYRVITGRIKPGIVRVPVELENDAQYTILSNSITLTPGTLTIDACPEEKALYVHWINVTEKEPANSEVIAGSFEKWARRLGR, encoded by the coding sequence ATGGGTTTCATTGCTGTATTCATTTGGTCATTTGTGCTCTGGTTAGTACTCACTGCTGGCAGTAAAGGATTACTCTGGAGTCCCGAAGAACTCGTTGCGGGGCTGATATTCTCGGGAGTAATTGCGTTAACAACCAAGGACATCATAGGCGAGAAGGCATCCCGCTTCCTCAACCCGGCAAAGTGGGTCGGCTTTGTGGTTTACTCCATCGGCCCGCTCTTCTGGGGCATGGTCAGGGCAAACCTCGACGTTGCCTACCGCGTCATAACCGGCAGGATAAAGCCCGGAATTGTTCGCGTTCCGGTTGAGCTTGAAAACGACGCCCAGTACACGATCCTCAGCAACTCGATAACCCTCACCCCCGGAACGCTCACGATAGATGCCTGTCCGGAGGAGAAGGCCCTCTACGTCCACTGGATAAACGTGACCGAGAAGGAGCCAGCTAATTCCGAGGTCATAGCGGGTTCATTCGAAAAATGGGCGAGGAGGCTGGGAAGATGA
- a CDS encoding Lrp/AsnC family transcriptional regulator, which translates to MVTAFILMVTAAGKEREVMEKLLAMPEVKEAYVVYGEYDLVVKVETDTLKDLDQFITEKIRKMSEIQMTSTMIAI; encoded by the coding sequence ATGGTGACGGCTTTTATTTTGATGGTGACGGCCGCTGGAAAGGAAAGGGAAGTTATGGAGAAGCTTCTGGCCATGCCGGAGGTTAAGGAGGCTTACGTAGTCTATGGCGAATACGACCTCGTTGTTAAGGTCGAGACCGACACCCTCAAGGACCTTGACCAGTTCATCACGGAGAAGATAAGGAAGATGTCCGAGATACAGATGACCTCGACGATGATAGCCATCTGA